A region from the Vicia villosa cultivar HV-30 ecotype Madison, WI linkage group LG3, Vvil1.0, whole genome shotgun sequence genome encodes:
- the LOC131655126 gene encoding phospholipase D alpha 1-like: MPQLLHGMLRVTIGEVDRLQSGISLAFCHKGTTHKGKRILAQVKGCLLCRPEIVGTRLYATVDLDKARVGRTRMIGNQPSNPKWNETFEIYCAHYISNLVFTVKDDNPIGATLIGRAYIPTQKVLKGHITDRWLEILDEEDHRPVPGGPKIRVSMHFISVTEDSTCLWSQGIHLPFLGVPRIFFNQRQGCSVTLYQDAHVPDSIDSIYPWIPISGTKSYVPGRCWEDIYNAIMDAKHFIYITGWSVHTEITLIRDPKKSTETRVTLGEMLKRKADEGVNVLILVWDDRTSVPGFKEDGLMGTHDQETAYYFRNTKVHCVLCPRNPDGGRSIVQGFQISTMFTHHQKTIIVDGQHVEGHHVDGQDVDGHLVDGHHVEGSKKRTVISFVGGLDLCDGRYDTMEHPLFSTLNTVHHDDFHQPNFPGASIKKGGPREPWHDIHCKLEGPVAWDVLYNFEQRWEKQVGKKFLLPIEFLDRILIHPSDAMISEKDGDTWSVQLFRSIDGGAVSHFPQAPNEAIELGLVSGKDNIIDRSIQDAYINAIRRAKNFIYIENQYFLGSSYGWKSSDIKVEDIGALHLIPKELSLKIVSKIEAGERFVVYVVIPMWPEGIPESASVQAILDWQRRTMEMMYSDIADAIKKKNIEAHPHPREYLTFYCLGKRESKKDGEYTPPEEPKPNTDYHRAQKSRRFMIYVHSKMMIVDDEYILIGSANINQRSMDGGRDTEIAMGAFQPHHLASIGPQRPQGQIYGFRRALWYEHIGGNNDDFDEPESLDCVRLVNRVAERNWKLYCDDTLDESETTHLLRYPVEVGEDGSVTSIPGMQYFPDTKALIVGSKSELLPPILTT; this comes from the exons ATGCCTCAGCTGCTACATGGGATGCTTAGAGTAACCATAGGTGAAGTTGACAGGTTGCAATCCGGAATTAGTTTGGCTTTTTGTCACAAG GGCACAACACACAAGGGGAAGAGAATTCTGGCCCAAGTCAAAGGTTGTCTCTTGTGCCGGCCTGAG ATTGTTGGAACAAGACTCTATGCAACAGTTGATTTAGATAAGGCAAGGGTTGGACGAACGAGAATGATAGGGAACCAACCTTCAAATCCCAAATGGAACGAAACCTTTGAAATTTATTGTGCTCATTACATATCAAACCTTGTATTCACTGTCAAAGATGATAATCCAATTGGAGCAACTCTAATTGGAAGAGCTTACATCCCTACCCAAAAAGTTCTCAAAGGACATATAACTGACAGATGGCTTGAGATATTAGACGAAGAAGATCATCGCCCTGTACCAGGTGGTCCTAAAATTCGTGTTAGTATGCATTTCATTAGTGTCACTGAGGACAGCACATGTCTTTGGTCTCAGGGAATACACCTGCCATTTTTGGGAGTTCCGCGAATATTTTTCAACCAAAGACAGGGTTGTAGTGTAACTTTATACCAAGATGCTCATGTTCCTGATAGTATTGATAGTATTTATCCGTGGATTCCGATATCTGGAACAAAATCTTATGTTCCTGGAAGATGCTGGGAAGATATTTACAATGCAATTATGGATGCTAAACACTTTATTTACATAACAGGTTGGTCTGTTCATACTGAAATAACCTTGATTAGGGacccaaaaaagtcaacagaaacTAGAGTCACACTTGGAGAAATGCTAAAGAGAAAAGCCGATGAAGGTGTTAATGTTCTTATCCTTGTTTGGGATGACAGAACCTCTGTTCCAGGTTTCAAGGAGGACGGTTTGATGGGAACACATGATCAAGAAACTGCATATTACTTTAGAAACACAAAGGTACATTGCGTTTTATGTCCGCGTAATCCTGATGGTGGACGAAGCATAGTTCAAGGTTTTCAGATTTCAACAATGTTTACTCATCACCAGAAGACTATAATTGTTGATGGTCAACATGTTGAAGGTCATCATGTTGATGGTCAAGATGTAGATGGTCATCTTGTTGATGGTCATCATGTTGAAGGATCAAAGAAGCGAACCGTTATCAGTTTCGTAGGCGGACTCGATCTATGTGATGGGAGATATGATACCATGGAACACCCTTTGTTTTCAACATTGAATACAGTTCATCATGATGATTTTCATCAGCCTAATTTCCCAGGTGCTTCTATTAAGAAAGGCGGTCCTAGAGAACCATGGCATGATATTCATTGTAAGCTAGAAGGACCTGTTGCATGGGATGTGTTGTACAATTTTGAGCAAAGATGGGAAAAGCAAGTTGGGAAGAAATTCCTATTACCAATTGAATTTCTTGATAGAATTCTAATCCATCCTTCTGATGCAATGATATCGGAAAAAGATGGAGACACTTGGAGTGTTCAGTTGTTTAGGTCCATTGATGGTGGTGCTGTTTCTCACTTCCCTCAAGCACCAAATGAAGCTATTGAATTAGGACTTGTTAGTGGAAAAGATAACATCATTGATAGAAGCATTCAGGATGCCTACATAAACGCTATTCGACGAGCCAAAAACTTCATCTACATTGAAAATCAGTATTTCCTAGGGAGTTCTTATGGTTGGAAATCATCTGATATAAAAGTTGAAGACATCGGCGCTTTGCATCTCATACCAAAGGAACTGTCATTGAAGATTGTTAGTAAGATCGAAGCGGGAGAGAGGTTTGTTGTGTATGTGGTGATACCAATGTGGCCAGAAGGTATACCTGAAAGTGCATCAGTACAGGCGATATTGGACTGGCAAAGAAGGACCATGGAGATGATGTATTCTGATATCGCTGATGCCATAAAAAAGAAGAATATCGAAGCTCACCCTCACCCTCGTGAGTATTTGACATTTTATTGCCTTGGCAAAAGGGAGAGTAAGAAAGATGGAGAGTATACTCCTCCAGAGGAACCAAAGCCTAACACTGACTATCATCGCGCACAGAAGTCGAGAAGGTTCATGATCTATGTTCATTCCAAGATGATGATAG TGGATGATGAATACATACTGATTGGTTCAGCAAACATAAACCAAAGATCAATGGATGGTGGAAGAGACACCGAGATAGCAATGGGAGCATTCCAACCGCATCATCTAGCATCGATTGGGCCACAAAGACCACAAGGTCAAATCTACGGGTTCAGAAGAGCATTATGGTATGAACATATTGGTGGTAACAATGATGATTTTGATGAACCTGAAAGTTTGGATTGTGTGAGACTTGTGAACCGCGTTGCTGAGAGAAACTGGAAGTTATACTGTGACGATACATTGGATGAAAGTGAAACTACTCATCTTTTGAGGTATCCTGTTGAAGTGGGAGAAGATGGAAGTGTAACATCAATTCCAGGGATGCAGTATTTTCCTGATACTAAGGCTTTGATTGTTGGTTCGAAATCTGAATTGCTTCCTCCAATTCTTACCACTTAG